In a single window of the Littorina saxatilis isolate snail1 linkage group LG5, US_GU_Lsax_2.0, whole genome shotgun sequence genome:
- the LOC138967818 gene encoding uncharacterized protein — MLEQQRVTSQSAATQSALSQSATTQSALSQSATTKSALSQSAATQSALSQSATTQSALSQSATTQSALSQSATTQSAMSQSATTQSALSQSAATQSALSQSATTQSALSQSATTQSALSQSATTQSALSQSATTQSALSQSATTQSALSQSATTQSALSQSATTKSALSQSATTQSALSQSATTQSALSQSATTQSALSQSATTQSALSQSATTQSALSQSATTQSALSQSATTKSALSQSATTQSALSQSATTKSALSQSATTQSALSQSATTQSALSQSALSQSATTQSALSQSATTQSALSQCGRLG; from the coding sequence ATGCTAGAACAACAAAGGGTTACATCCCAGTCTGCCGCAACCCAGTCTGCCTTGTCTCAGTCTGCCACAACCCAGTCTGCCTTGTCTCAGTCTGCCACAACCAAGTCTGCCTTGTCTCAGTCTGCCGCAACCCAGTCTGCCTTGTCTCAGTCTGCCACAACCCAGTCTGCCTTGTCTCAGTCTGCCACAACCCAGTCTGCCTTGTCTCAGTCTGCCACAACCCAGTCTGCCATGTCTCAGTCTGCCACAACCCAGTCTGCCTTGTCTCAGTCCGCCGCAACCCAGTCTGCCTTGTCTCAGTCCGCCACAACCCAGTCTGCCTTGTCTCAGTCTGCCACAACCCAGTCTGCCTTGTCTCAGTCTGCCACAACCCAGTCTGCCTTGTCTCAGTCTGCCACAACCCAGTCTGCCTTGTCTCAGTCCGCCACAACCCAGTCTGCCTTGTCTCAGTCCGCCACAACCCAGTCTGCCTTGTCTCAGTCCGCCACAACCAAGTCTGCCTTGTCTCAGTCCGCCACAACCCAGTCTGCCTTGTCTCAGTCCGCCACAACCCAGTCTGCCTTGTCTCAGTCCGCCACAACCCAGTCTGCCTTGTCTCAGTCCGCCACAACCCAGTCTGCCTTGTCTCAGTCCGCCACAACCCAGTCTGCCTTGTCTCAGTCCGCCACAACCCAGTCTGCCTTGTCTCAGTCCGCCACAACCAAGTCTGCCTTGTCTCAGTCCGCCACAACCCAGTCTGCCTTGTCTCAGTCTGCCACAACCAAGTCTGCCTTGTCTCAGTCTGCCACAACCCAGTCTGCCTTGTCTCAGTCTGCCACAACCCAGTCTGCCTTGTCTCAGTCTGCCTTGTCTCAGTCTGCCACAACCCAGTCTGCCTTGTCTCAGTCTGCCACAACCCAGTCTGCCTTGTCCCAATGCGGCAGACTTGGATGA